The Gadus macrocephalus chromosome 20, ASM3116895v1 genome includes a region encoding these proteins:
- the LOC132449221 gene encoding CASP8 and FADD-like apoptosis regulator isoform X1, whose amino-acid sequence MASTMQLLKTVNEMAGALDSGECRTMLYLCGRLDLDSNEEGLGEFLRSGVIQGQMNDLFLVELLFEIKRFDILWKLFSTKAHDVENALGNRHVLSRYRVLMVNINENITNGDIKNLIFLLSRTVPREKIDKVKYFLDVVVELEKLDKCSPEHLDFIEKCLRNIDRIDLAKKVCLYKQSDGALQIQSLPHPTAPQQSTAAHCPTQTHSYPLQQLNHTQTLHNAPQISTVPVSTPVSQESVIEEYSLKAEQRGFCLIIDCVGADGERLEQAFRELHFRVELHQLLSAHTTESLLREVSLREGALHCADAFVCCIISRGTSTRLLATDPAQRGAGLDLDLVRHLFSGNNCPMLAGKPKLFFIQRYGVQQPSVPQPGACPGGAPTHRDSDLETDGVACGRGPAVPTDADVFWSHCWTSECQLEQGNHRSVYLEALTDGLLRGRRRKTNLVDIHTELNGLIYDHNKRNPAARYDIDLKHTLRRHLCLT is encoded by the exons ATGGCCTCGACCATGCAGCTGCTCAAGACCGTGAACGAGATGGCCGGAGCCCTGGATTCGGGGGAGTGCAGGACCATGCTGTACCTGTGTGGACGCCTCGATCTGGACAGTAACGAAGAGGGCCTTGGAGAGTTCCTGAGGTCGGGGGTCATTCAGGGGCAGATGAATGACCTGTTTCTGGTCGAACTATTGTTTGAGATAAAACGCTTTGACATTCTGTGGAAGTTGTTCAGCACCAAAGCTCATGACGTCGAGAACGCCCTGGGGAACAGGCATGTGTTGTCCCGATACAG GGTGCTGATGGTGAACATAAATGAGAATATAACAAATGGAGATATAAAAAACTTAATATTCTTATTAAGTAGAACGGTACCAAGAGAAAAAATTGACAAAGTTAAG TATTTCCTGGATGTGGTGGTTGAACTGGAGAAACTGGATAAATGTTCCCCTGAACACTTGGACTTCATTGAAAAGTGTCTGAGAAATATTGACAGGATTGATCTAGCAAAAAAAGTTTGTCTGTATAAGCAATCAG ATGGAGCCCTTCAGATACAGTCACTCCCTCACCCGACAGCTCCACAGCAGAGTACTGCAGCTCAT TGTCCAACTCAAACTCATTCTTATCCTCTCCAACAActaaaccacacacagaccttACACAATG CTCCACAAATCTCCACAGTACCGGTGTCAACGCCAGTCAGCCAGGAG AGTGTGATCGAGGAGTACAGTCTGAAAGCGGAGCAGAGAGGATTCTGTCTCATCATCGACTGCGTTGGAGCTGACGGAG AGAGGTTGGAGCAAGCATTCAGAGAGCTCCATTTCCGGGTGGAGCTCCACCAGTTGCTGAGCGCCCACACCACGGAATCCCTTCTGAGGGAGGTGTCCCTGCGGGAGGGGGCGCTGCATTGCGCTGACGCCTTCGTCTGCTGCATCATCAGCCGGGGGACCTCCACCCGCCTGCTGGCCACGGACCCCGCCCAGCGAGGCGCtggcctggacctggacctcGTCAGACACCTGTTCTCAGGGAATAACTGCCCCATGCTTGCTGGCAAACCCAAGCTGTTCTTCATCCAGAGGTACGGCGTCCAGCAGCCCTCGGTCCCGCAACCCGGGGCCTGCCCCGGCGGCGCGCCCACTCACCGGGACTCGGACCTGGAGACAGACGGGGTGGCGTGTGGCAGGGGGCCGGCGGTCCCAACGGACGCGGACGTGTTCTGGAGCCACTGCTGGACCAGCGAGTGTCAGTTGGAGCAGGGGAACCACCGTTCGGTCTACCTGGAGGCACTCACTGACGGCCTgctcagggggaggaggag GAAAACCAATCTGGTTGATATTCACACTGAACTGAATGGGCTGATCTACGATCACAACAAGAGGAATCCTGCAGCCAGATACGACATTGatctgaaacacacactcagaaggCATCTCTGCTTGACATAA
- the LOC132449221 gene encoding CASP8 and FADD-like apoptosis regulator isoform X2, whose protein sequence is MASTMQLLKTVNEMAGALDSGECRTMLYLCGRLDLDSNEEGLGEFLRSGVIQGQMNDLFLVELLFEIKRFDILWKLFSTKAHDVENALGNRHVLSRYRVLMVNINENITNGDIKNLIFLLSRTVPREKIDKVKSWLRTPIQIPLVCGGAGDGALQIQSLPHPTAPQQSTAAHCPTQTHSYPLQQLNHTQTLHNAPQISTVPVSTPVSQESVIEEYSLKAEQRGFCLIIDCVGADGERLEQAFRELHFRVELHQLLSAHTTESLLREVSLREGALHCADAFVCCIISRGTSTRLLATDPAQRGAGLDLDLVRHLFSGNNCPMLAGKPKLFFIQRYGVQQPSVPQPGACPGGAPTHRDSDLETDGVACGRGPAVPTDADVFWSHCWTSECQLEQGNHRSVYLEALTDGLLRGRRRKTNLVDIHTELNGLIYDHNKRNPAARYDIDLKHTLRRHLCLT, encoded by the exons ATGGCCTCGACCATGCAGCTGCTCAAGACCGTGAACGAGATGGCCGGAGCCCTGGATTCGGGGGAGTGCAGGACCATGCTGTACCTGTGTGGACGCCTCGATCTGGACAGTAACGAAGAGGGCCTTGGAGAGTTCCTGAGGTCGGGGGTCATTCAGGGGCAGATGAATGACCTGTTTCTGGTCGAACTATTGTTTGAGATAAAACGCTTTGACATTCTGTGGAAGTTGTTCAGCACCAAAGCTCATGACGTCGAGAACGCCCTGGGGAACAGGCATGTGTTGTCCCGATACAG GGTGCTGATGGTGAACATAAATGAGAATATAACAAATGGAGATATAAAAAACTTAATATTCTTATTAAGTAGAACGGTACCAAGAGAAAAAATTGACAAAGTTAAG tcttggctgcggactcccatccaaattcctcttgtttgcggcggagctgggg ATGGAGCCCTTCAGATACAGTCACTCCCTCACCCGACAGCTCCACAGCAGAGTACTGCAGCTCAT TGTCCAACTCAAACTCATTCTTATCCTCTCCAACAActaaaccacacacagaccttACACAATG CTCCACAAATCTCCACAGTACCGGTGTCAACGCCAGTCAGCCAGGAG AGTGTGATCGAGGAGTACAGTCTGAAAGCGGAGCAGAGAGGATTCTGTCTCATCATCGACTGCGTTGGAGCTGACGGAG AGAGGTTGGAGCAAGCATTCAGAGAGCTCCATTTCCGGGTGGAGCTCCACCAGTTGCTGAGCGCCCACACCACGGAATCCCTTCTGAGGGAGGTGTCCCTGCGGGAGGGGGCGCTGCATTGCGCTGACGCCTTCGTCTGCTGCATCATCAGCCGGGGGACCTCCACCCGCCTGCTGGCCACGGACCCCGCCCAGCGAGGCGCtggcctggacctggacctcGTCAGACACCTGTTCTCAGGGAATAACTGCCCCATGCTTGCTGGCAAACCCAAGCTGTTCTTCATCCAGAGGTACGGCGTCCAGCAGCCCTCGGTCCCGCAACCCGGGGCCTGCCCCGGCGGCGCGCCCACTCACCGGGACTCGGACCTGGAGACAGACGGGGTGGCGTGTGGCAGGGGGCCGGCGGTCCCAACGGACGCGGACGTGTTCTGGAGCCACTGCTGGACCAGCGAGTGTCAGTTGGAGCAGGGGAACCACCGTTCGGTCTACCTGGAGGCACTCACTGACGGCCTgctcagggggaggaggag GAAAACCAATCTGGTTGATATTCACACTGAACTGAATGGGCTGATCTACGATCACAACAAGAGGAATCCTGCAGCCAGATACGACATTGatctgaaacacacactcagaaggCATCTCTGCTTGACATAA